The segment CCACCGCTGAGCCGCCATGTCTTACGTTTCTGTTTTATTCCTATCACCAtggcagaaataaaaaaaatcatatcataaatgTATGCGTCGCGTATAAATCGTACTACCGCGCTGCGTAACATGATGAATAGTATCCGGGATCTACAGAACTGAAGCTTCATCACTGCGTAATAAAAGGTTCTGCAACTTTCTGACACACTTTGTGTTCCAATTCCTTATGATTTTCatgatctgtttgctgtcagtgaatgggaacaatcTGGATTACATCAAGGACCGgtcctgacctaatacttctcacagctgagggtttgttacaattgtatccagtctagacaatcatcTGTGTACTGAAcggcctggactccagactgatacattgtaacaaactatcgggataggagagatttgtgctgctgatgtgtttagatCACAGAGGatggtctagactggatacaattgtaacaaactctcagctgtgagaagtattaggtcaggacGGGTTTTCCGTATTTGGATGTGAACAAGAATATTCATATTTATTgaaagtaagcagagatcttgaaaatggtgaggaattgagacacaaagtatattagaaagttgcagaacttttcattatgcaaTGATTCGGCTTTATTCACATAAGACTGGACACCGGCCCtttaattattattgttattactatttCTACAAACTTCATTTTACGACTTTTTCCATttcaaacaaattattttgacAAATGTCGCTTTGATCTCTTGGTTCCGTAACGTgtatattaaggggttaaggaaggggGTGACGACCGTGTACATTAACGAGAGAACCTTTAAGGCGATCACAGAGCGTCCAGACGCCGGCACCAAATATATAGCAATAAGCGACAGGTAGAATATGGAGACGACCGTGAGATGGGCGCTGCAGGTAGAGAACGCTTTCTGCCGTCCCGTCACTGTCGGGATCTTCATGATGACGGCCGCTATACAGACGTAGCTGGCAATGATGGCGACGAAGGGCAACAGGGTCACCGGAGCCGTCAGGATGAAGTCAATGGACCGTAATAGTCGGGTGTCCGAGCAGGAAAGCTTCAGGATGGGCACAAAGTCACAGAAGAAATGGTCAATGACGTTCTCACCACAGAAGTTCAGTTTAGACATCAAAACGGCAACGACCAAAGTGATGGCGAAACTCAACCCCCAAGAGCCGACCACCAGGTGATGCCGCAGCCTCGTGCCCATGATGGGTATATAAGACAGAGGGTGACAGATCGCCAAGTATCGATCATAAGACATGACCGTCAGGAGGAGACATTCAGTGCCCGTGGAAGCCCCAAAGAGCTGGAACTGGGCGATGCAGTCAGGGAATGGCACGGCTCTGCCGCCCTTCAGGATGATGTGGAGGAGATTGGGCACAATGCCGGTGGTGAGGAGCAAGTCACACAGAGACAGGTGGCAGAGGAAGAAGTACATGGGAGTCTGGAGGAGGTGACTGGCGGACACCAGAAATATAATCATGACGTTCCCCATCAGACACAAGACATAAACCAACAAACACAAGAAGAACAGAGGGATCCGGAGGCCGTGGAGACTCCCGAAGCCGAGGAGGAAGAATTCCAGGACGACGGTGCGGTTCCTCTTCATCCCGGAGTCCTCACACCTGAAACGTCAGCACTTACTCAAAATGTGAATCCTATACCTGAGGTCCGTGCGGTTTTCTAGCACGCGGCGTGCGGGCGGCTGAGTGGCGTTACGCTCGGATGATGGCGTCCCGGTTTTCTATCTTGTCCGTATCACGCGCTCATcgctaaaaagtaaaacattcagATGATCAGCCGTAGAGTCGCCGGACCCCGTGTGCAATGAACGGAGGGTCAACGCAACGTTTAAAGACCATTTTCTGCTTTACATTTACAGTCTATGAGAATGGTAGATTAACACTTTGGTTTCCATCATTTGTGAGTCATGGGCTTGTTGCCCCCCACCTTGCAGGAGAGAGGGGTTAGGGGACCCTCCGCCGGGTTTTCTCACTACCTTCATTGCTAACTGCAAATTCACATCATCCATGGAAATAGGTCAGCAGCCCACCGTGCCTGGGACCCCCCGCCCCTCCCCCCATGGGCTGCCTCTATGATATGGACACCATTGTCTGGGCTGCTCTCTTGGATTCGATATACTTTTGGCTTGGTTCTCAGCGCACAGTGGTTGTTGATGATGGGGGTTGTTATACTGGTACATTCTGCCCTGACATCCGGTAAATCAGCCCCATGGACATAAATTATTGGGCCAACAAAGAATATTTACGCCGATTTTACGTTGAGTGTTGACTTGACtgttactaaggcctcattcacacgaacatCTGTGAAATCGGGTCCAacacggatgcaaatcggccatAAAAAAAGGACATTTTTCATGGCCGGTTTGACACcctttcgtctgaataaggcctaaaactgaAGAGAGAAGGGGGGCGGGGGGATCGAGCTCATATTAGCCCCATACCATGGGTGGTGTGGACATGTACATGGTTCCCCCTCTCCAAAGGCAGCTTTAGGAAAACACAGAGCCAGGAACCATCCAGTCCCATCATCCTTCTCTCTTACATGACAAGTTGAGGTGGATAACAAGCAATGGTGGAGCGTGGGGACAGGAACCAGTGCCACAAAGGAGGAGGGacctaccccaagtgtcagtgtgttggACTCCCTATACATGCAGCCTGTTCTGTTGAGGTCAATGCCGCCACCGCCTATAGCTAGAACAGGTCCTTGCTGGTATCTTAGATGTTATATGAGATCTGTGCTTGGAAGgatctgactctctctctctgttgAGTCCTGCTAGGGAGGTGCCGTTCAGTGTTATCATGGGGCCCACACATTGACCTTGCACAGGTGCCTTCTGCTGCCTGTATCCACCCCGGCATGAAGCAGATTTATCAGAAATTATGCCAGGTCTTTGGAAAATCTGTGATTATTTTGAGCATCGTCTGCAGCAAGTTATATAAATTCATAGATacaaaggttgaaaaaagaccccGGTCCAGCaacttcaacctttctcaatcaattacccatcattcattgctcgattaattataaccctcaaagcCATTCGTCTATAAATAATCATCCCGCCCTTTtttaatgctgacatagtatctgccatcactacctcttggggtaggacattccatagtttgactactctaactgtaaagaaccctttcctatgttgatgtctgaaacttctttcttccacatgcagTGAATGTCCTCTGGTCCATGGAAAgaacagatcatgttctagttctctgtattgaccacacatatatttatacatgttaataagatcgcccctaaggcctcatgcacacgaccgtaaaaactcccgttattacgggtcgtaattacgacccgaaataacgggtccatagacttctattggccacgggtaccttcccgttttcttacaggaaggtgcccgtgccgttgaaaaagatagaacatgtcctattttattttacgggccatgctactatactttataattggagcacggcccggaaaaaacgtccggctgcccgtggctggccgtgcccggccatgcccgtaattacgagttgtaattacgggcacggtcgtgtgcatgaggcctaagacgtcttttttccaagctgaacaagcccaatttctctcgcctttcattgtaagcgacacctccatcACATgtaataatctagtcgcccgcctttgaaccctctccagttctcctgtgtccgttttacaatgtggagcccgaaactgaattccatagtcaagatgtggccttgcaagggatttatagaggggtgatattacacttagggtatgttcacacgcttagcaaaaaacgtctgaaaatacggagccgttttcaggcgaaaacagctcctgattttcagacgtttttgaaagtactcgcgtttttcgtggtgtattttacggacggtattagagctgtttttcaatggagtcaatgaaaaacggctcaaaaaatgtcccaagaagtgacatgcacttctttttcgcgacgtaatttgacagcgacgtgtaaaatgacacctcgtgggaacagaacatcgtaaaacctattgcaagcaatgggcagatgtttgtaggcgtaatggagccgttttttcaggcgtaattcgaggcgtaaaatgcccgaattacgtctgaaaacactgcatgtgaacattcccttaaagaggggtaatattacattataaaGAGGTGATATTAGATTTTGTGGTGGCCGCAgaccgttgggattactcaccccccgacggcctcaGCCTTGGATCAGTGAAcggtggcccacatctcctcgggagacgccagtgctcacttcagcTTCACTCTgcagtgtcctgtagggtgcacgcgcacattCGTGCCCGGCctaaaagggccagcgtgcgcacctgaatAGTGTGTCAAATTAGCCATTGATCacgctggactataagaagggccctgcccctaccttcattgcctgagtgttgttgtgtttacccatgttagtctttgcaaatggtcccttagtgttttcaagttcccagtgttcccgttcctgctaccagtatcctgtatcccgtgttcccatgttcctgtgccgtaaagagttggagtcatgttgtgctgtaTATTACGCCTGCAGTATCACACCACACCAGgtgtctgcctgcttccaatgTCCCAttcgagcctgccatcgctactgtctgatttaccacaggtacccttattcgaactgtaGACATTTACTtggcatcctgttggccagctgctatcccgctataccCATCGtgacacatttatagaggggtgatattatattatagaggaggtgatattacattatagacggggtgatattatattatagaggaggtgatattacattatagaagaggtgatattacattatagaggaggtgatattacattatagaggaggtgatattacattatagaggaggtgatattacattatagaggaggtgatattacattatagagggggtgatattacattatagaggaggtgatattacattatagagggggtgatattacattatagaggaggtgatattacattatagaggaggtgatattacattatagaggaggtgatattacattatagagggggtgatattacattatagaggaggtgatattacattatagaggaggtgatattacattatagaggaggtgatattacattatagaggaggtgatattacattatagaggaggtgatattacattatagaggaggtgatgttacattatagaggaggtgatattacattatagaggaggtgatattacattatagaggaggggatattacattatagaggaggtgatattacattatagaggaggtgatattaaattatagaggaggagatattacattatagaggaggtgatattacattatagagggggtgatgttacattatagaggaggtgatattacattatagaggaggtgatattacattatagaggaggggatattacattatagaggaggtgatattacattatagaggaggtgatattaaattatagaggaggagatattacattatagaggaggtgatattacattatagaggaggtgatattacattatagaggaggtgatattacattatagagggggtgatattacattatagagggggtgatattacattatagaggaggtgatattacattatagaggaggtgatattacattatagaggaggtgatattacattatagacggggtgatattatattatagaggaggtgatattacattatacaggaggtgatattacattatagacggggtgatattatattatagaggaggtgatattacattatagagggggtgatattacattatagaggaggtgatattacattatagaggaggtgatattacattatagaggaggtgatattatattatagaggaggtgatattacattatagaggaggtgatattacattatagaggaggtgatattatattatagaggaggtgatattacattatagaggaggtgatattacattatagagggggtgatattatagagggggtgatattatattatagaggaggtgatattacattatacaggaggtgatattacattatagaaggggtgatattacattatagaggaggtgatgttacattatagaggaggtgatgttacattatagaggaggtgatgttacattatagagggggtgatattacattatagaggaggtgatattacattatagaggaggtgatattacattatagagggggtgatattacattatagaggaggcgatattacattatagagggggtgatattacattatagaggaggtgatattatattatagaggaggtgatattacattatagaggaggagatattacattatagagggggtgatattacattatagaggaggtgatattacattatagaggaggtgatattacattatagagggggtgatattacattatagaggaggtgctgttacattatagaggaggtgatattacattatagagggggtgatattacattatagaggaggtgatgttacattatagaggaggtgatattacattatagaggaggtgatattacattatagaggaggtgatattacattatagagggggtgatattacattatagagggggtgatattacattatagaggaggtgatgttacattatagaggaggtgatattacattatagaggaggtgatattacattagaggaggtgatattacattatagaggaggagatattacattatagaggaggtgatattacattatacaggaggtgatattacattatagaggaggtgatattacattatagaggaggtgatgttacattatagaggaggtgatgttacattatagagggggtgatgttacattatagaggaggtgatgttacattatagaggaggagatattacattatagaggaggtgatgttacattatagaggaggtgatattacattatagaggaggtgatattacattatagaggaggtgatattacattatagaggaggtgatattacattatagaggaggtgatgttacattatagaggaggtgatattacattatagaggaggtgatattacattatagaggaggtgatattacattatagaggaggtgatattacattatagaggaggtgatattacattatagaggaggtgatattacattatagaggaggtgatattacattatagaggaggtgatattacattatagaggaggtgatatgacattatagaggaggtgatattacattatagaggaggtgatattacattatagagggggtgatattacattatagaggaggtgatattacattatagaggaggtgatcttacattatagaggaggtgatattacattatagaggaggtgatattacattatagaggaggtgatattacattatagagggggtgatgttacattatagaggaggtgatattacattatagagggggtgatattacattatagaggaggtgatattacattatagaggaggtgatattacattatagaggaggtgatattacattatagagggggtgatgttacattatagaggaggtgatattacattatagaggaggtgatgttacattatagaggaggtgatattacattatacaggaggtgatattacattatagaggaggagatattacattatagagggggtgatattacattatagagggtgatattacattatagaggaggtgatattacattatagaggaggtgatattacattatagagggggtaatgttacattatagaggaggtgatattacattatagaggaggagatattacattatacaggaggtgatattacattatagaggaggtgatattacattatagaggaggtgatattacattatagaggaggtgatattacattatagagggggtgatattacattatagaggaggtgatattacattatagaggaggtgatattacattatagagggggtgatattacattatagaggaggtgatattacattatagaggaggtgatattacattatagaggaggtgatattatattatagaggaggtgatattacattatagaggaggtgatattacattatagaggaggtgatattacattatagaggaggtgatattacattatagaggaggtgatattacattatagaggaggtgatggtacattatagagggggtgatattacattatagaggaggtgatattacattatagaggaggtgatattacattatagaggaggagatattacattatagaggaggtgatattacattatagagggggtgatattacattatagaggggtgatattacattatagaggaggtgatattacattatagaggaggtgatattacattatagaggaggtgatattacattatagaggaggtgatattacattatagaggaggtgatattacattatagaggaggtgatattacattatagaggaggtgatattacattatagaggaggtgatattacattatagagggggtgatattacattatagagggggtgatattgcattatagaggaggtgatgttacattatagaggaggtgatattacattatagaggaggtgatattacattatagaggaggtgatgttacattatagaggaggtgatattacattatagaggaggtgatattacattatagaggaggtgatattacattatagagggggtgatattacattatagaggaggtgatattacattatagaggaggcgatattacattatagaggaggtgatattacattatagaggaggtgatattacattatagaggaggtgatattacattatagagggggtgatattacattatagagggggtgatgttacattatagaggaggtgatgttacattatagagggggtgatattacattatagagggggtgatattacattatagagggggtgatattacattatagaggaggtgatattacattatagaggaggtgatattacattatagaggaggtgatattacattatagagggggtgatattacattatagaggaggtgatattacattatagaggaggtgatattacattatagaggaggtgatgttacattatagagggggtgatattacattatagaggaggtgctgttacattatagaggaggtgatattacattatagagggggtgatattacattatagaggaggtgatgttacattatagaggaggtgatattacattatagaggaggtgatattacattatagaggaggtgatattacattatagagggggtgatattacattatagagggggtgatattacattatagaggaggtgatgttacattatagaggaggtgatattacattatagaggaggtgatattacattagaggaggtgatattacattatagaggaggagatattacattatagaggaggtgatattacattatacaggaggtgatattacattatagaggaggtgatattacattatagaggaggtgatattacacttatagaggaggtgatattacattatagaggaggtgatgttacattatagaggaggtgatgttacattatagagggggtgatgttacattatagaggaggtgatgttacattatagaggaggagatattacattatagaggaggtgatgttacattatagaggaggtgatattacattatagaggaggtgatattacattatagaggaggtgatattacattatagaggaggtgatattacattatagaggaggtgatgttacattatagaggaggtgatattacattatagaggaggtgatattacattatagaggaggtgatattacattatagaggaggtgatattacattatagaggaggtgatattacattatagaggaggtgatattacattatagaggaggtgatattacattatagaggaggtgatattacattatagaggaggtgatattacattatagagggggtgatattacattatagaggaggtgctgttacattatagaggaggtgatattacattatagagggggtgatattacattatagaggaggtgatgttacattatagaggaggtgatattacattatagaggaggtgatattacattatagagggggtgatattacattatagaggaggtgctgttacattatagaggaggtgatattacattatagagggggtgatattacattatagaggaggtgatgttacattatagaggaggtgatattacattatagaggaggtgatattacattatagaggaggtgatattacattatagagggggtgatattacattatagagggggtgatattacattatagaggaggtgatgttacattatagaggaggtgatattacattatagaggaggtgatattacattatagaggaggtgctgttacattatagaggaggtgatattacattatagagggggtgatattacattatagaggaggtgatgttacattatagaggaggtgatattacattatagagggggtgatattacattatagaggaggtgatgttacattatagaggaggtgatattacattatagaggaggtgatattacattatagaggaggtgatgttacattatagaggaggtgatattacattatagaggaggtgatattacattatagaggaggtgctgttacattatagaggaggtgatattacattatagagggggtgatattacattatagaggaggtgatgttacattatagaggaggtgatattacattatagaggaggtgatattacattatagagggggtgatattacattatagaggaggtgatgttacattatagaggaggtgatattacattatagagggggtgatattacattatagagggggtgatattacattatagaggaggtgctgttacattatagaggaggtgatattacattatagagggggtgatattacattatagaggaggtgatgttacattatagaggaggtgatattacattatagaggaggtgatattacattatagaggaggtgatattacattatagagggggtgatattacattatagaggaggtgatattacattatagaggaggtgatattacattatagaggaggtgatgttacattatagagggggtgatattacattatagaggaggtgatattacattatagaggaggagatattacattatagaggaggtgatattacattatagaggaggtgatgttacattatagagggggtgatattacattatagaggaggtgatattacattatagaggaggtgatattacattatagagggggtgatattacattatagaggaggggatattacattatagaggaggggatattacattatagaggaggtgatattacattatagaggaggtgatattacattatagaggaggggatattacattatagaggaggtgatattacattatagaggaggtgatattaaattatagaggaggagatattacattatagaggaggtgatattacattatagagggggtgatgttacattatagaggaggtgatattacattatagaggaggtgatattacattatagaggaggggatattacattatagaggaggtgatattacattatagaggaggtgatattaaattatagaggaggagatattacattatagaggaggtgatattacattatagagggggtgatattacattatagagggggtgatattacattatagaggaggtgatattacattatagaggaggtgatattacattatagaggaggtgatattacattatagacggggtgatattatattatagaggaggtgatattacattatacaggaggtgatattacattatagacggggtgatattatattatagaggaggtgatattacattatagagggggtgatattacattatagaggaggtgatattacattatagaggaggtgatattacattatagaggaggtgatattatattatagaggaggtgatattacattatagaggaggtgatattacattatagaggaggtgatattatattatagaggaggtgatattacattatagaggaggtgatattacattatagagggggtgatattatagagggggtgatattatattatagaggaggtgatattacattatacaggaggtgatattacattatagaaggggtgatattacattatagaggaggtgatgttacattatagaggaggtgatgttacattatagaggaggtgatgttacattatagagggggtgatattacattatagaggaggtgatattacattatagagggggtgatattacattatagaggaggtgatattacattatagaggaggtgatattacattatagagggggtgatattacattatagaggaggtgctgttacattatagaggaggtgatattacattatagagggggtgatattacattatagaggaggtgatgttacattatagaggaggtgatattacattatagaggaggtgatattacattatagag is part of the Rhinoderma darwinii isolate aRhiDar2 chromosome 10, aRhiDar2.hap1, whole genome shotgun sequence genome and harbors:
- the LOC142662335 gene encoding olfactory receptor 1M1-like, with translation MKRNRTVVLEFFLLGFGSLHGLRIPLFFLCLLVYVLCLMGNVMIIFLVSASHLLQTPMYFFLCHLSLCDLLLTTGIVPNLLHIILKGGRAVPFPDCIAQFQLFGASTGTECLLLTVMSYDRYLAICHPLSYIPIMGTRLRHHLVVGSWGLSFAITLVVAVLMSKLNFCGENVIDHFFCDFVPILKLSCSDTRLLRSIDFILTAPVTLLPFVAIIASYVCIAAVIMKIPTVTGRQKAFSTCSAHLTVVSIFYLSLIAIYLVPASGRSVIALKVLSLMYTVVTPFLNPLIYTLRNQEIKATFVKIICLKWKKS